GCCTCTTCCGCCGAACCCATCATAGTTTCCACCGCGCGGTTCGCCTCGCCGCGTCCTTCGGCGATGATTTTGCCCTCTTCTTTGGAGATAATCTGGCCCAACTCTTCGTTGCGGTCGGCCATCATGTCCGCCGCTTTGCGGAGAATTTTCCAGCGCTCGTAACTCGACATCTTCGCCATCACCTTGGCGCCGCGCTCGGCGAACGCCAACGCTTTTTCCAGATCGCCGGCATCGGCTTTGGGTACGCTGTCGACCAGCGAATTGTCGAATGGATTGGTGACGTCGATTTTTTTCGCCTTATCGATCCATTGGCCTGCAACAAAATTCTTCACGACGACAAACCTCCGGTTTGAATTCCAAATTCAAAATTCCCGATTACAAAGTGTTCAATTGGAATTTTGCATTCTGCAAACTAAAATTTCATTGCTCCTCAATCTTATTTCTAAAGAAGCTCCGCCCATAGGCGCGATGAAACGCCGACCACTTCGACCCTGGCTCTTTTTCCGGCATATTTTGAATCGCCTGAATCTTGCCGTCGAGATCGTCGAGAGAACGCAAGATAACGGCTTCCAAGGTCTGCGGCAACTTGGGCGAGCCGAATTCGTAAGCGCCGTGATGACTCACCAACATATGTTTGACCAACAGCGCCAACTCCGGCGGAAAACCGGTGATCCCATCGATCTTTTTCGTCACCATCTCGACTTCCATGACCAGATGGCCGAGCAGCTGGCCGGCGTCGGTGTAGTCGAAGGCGCGATCGAAGGAGAATTCGTAAACCTTGCCGATGTCGTGGAGAAAGCCGCCGACGAGCAGCAAGTCGACGTCGACACCGGGATAATTGTCGACGACTTTGAGAATCAGCTTGAGCAACAACAGCGTGTGCTCCAACAGGCCGCTTAAATAAGGATGATGAATCGTCTTGGCGCCCGGCGCTTGCTTCAACAGCCGCATCAATTCGTCATCGGCGAAGCACGCCTCAGCCAGCCCCAGCAGATGGGGATTTTTCATCGCGCGGAGAATCGTTTGCAGCTCCGCCAACATCGTCTCGGGGTCGTTGGCGCTTTTGGGCAGAAAATCTTCAGCGGCAACCGTCGACTCGTCGACGCGCACGACATCCTGCACGCGGATCTGAACTTTGCCCTGGAACTGCGTCGCCTGGCCGCGCACGCGCACGAAGTCATTTTTAGCGAAGCCGCGGCCGAGATCGTCGGCGCGCTCCCACACTCGCGCTTCGATCTCGCCGCTGCGATCGAGCAGCTTGAGCGTCAAGTAACTACTGCCGCCCTTGGTCACGCCTTGGGTTTTCGACGCGACCAGAAACATCTCATCCACCGATTGACTCTCGCGAATATCGACAGCGTACAGAGATTTCATCTGAAACCCTCCATTCGTCACCTTAATTTTGTTGCCAGATCGAAAAGCGTCTGGACCAAGAAGTGTTGAAGAAACACCGTCGCGATCAAAACTATCACCGGCGATAAATCGTAGCCGCCGTACACCACTGGCCAGCGCTCGCGGATGCGCCGAAACAGCGGTTCGGTGGCGCCATGAAGAAAGCGCACGACGGGGATGTGAAAGTCAGCCTTGGTCAGCGACACCACGACCGCGCGATGATGATCCACATGTACG
The Deltaproteobacteria bacterium DNA segment above includes these coding regions:
- a CDS encoding HD domain-containing protein, whose protein sequence is MKSLYAVDIRESQSVDEMFLVASKTQGVTKGGSSYLTLKLLDRSGEIEARVWERADDLGRGFAKNDFVRVRGQATQFQGKVQIRVQDVVRVDESTVAAEDFLPKSANDPETMLAELQTILRAMKNPHLLGLAEACFADDELMRLLKQAPGAKTIHHPYLSGLLEHTLLLLKLILKVVDNYPGVDVDLLLVGGFLHDIGKVYEFSFDRAFDYTDAGQLLGHLVMEVEMVTKKIDGITGFPPELALLVKHMLVSHHGAYEFGSPKLPQTLEAVILRSLDDLDGKIQAIQNMPEKEPGSKWSAFHRAYGRSFFRNKIEEQ